GGTGCCGCGCAGCTCCAGCTGTTGCAGATGTTTGAGTCCGGCTAGCTCCCGGAGTCCGGCATCGGTGATACGGGTGTGCGCCAAGTTCAGCGATTGCAGGCTGGCGATCGGTATCAGCTCCTTCAGCCCGGCGTCGGTGATGCGGGTGCCACGCAGCTCCAGCCGTTGCAGGCGGGGCAAACCGGCGAGCACCTTCAAGCCTTCATTGGTGATGGCGGTGTCTTCCAGGAAAAGGGCTTGCAACTTCTTCAGCCGGGCTAACTCCCGGAGTCCGGCATCGGTGATGCGGGTGCGGTCGAGGTGCAGGGTTTGCAGCTCCGTGAGTCCGGCCAGTTCCTTCAGCCCCGCGTTGGTGATGTAGGTTTGGCTCAAATCCAGCGTCTGAAGATGGGGGAAGCCGGCCACGACTTTCAAGCCGGAGTCGGTGATCCAGGTATACCTCAGGCCGAGCATCTGTAGCTTCTTCAGTCCGGCCAGCTCTTTCAGCCCCCGATTGGTGGTCCAGGTTCCGCTCAGGTTCAGAACGTGCAGGTCGGGGAAGCCGGCCACTACTTGCAGCCCGGAGTCCGTGATTCGGGTATTGACCAGGTCCAGCACGCGCAGTTTGGTCAGCCCGGCCAACTCCCGAAGCCCCGCATTCGTGATCTGCGTAAAGTTCAGATTCAACGCTTGCAAGTTCTTGAAACCGGCTAGCACTTTCATCCCCGCATCAGTGATCCGGCTTTGGCTCAGATTCAGCGAGCGCAGGTCCTTGAGACCGGCCAAGGCGGCCACCCCCGCATCCGTGATCGAATTACCGTACAGGCCGAGCACTTGCAGCTTTTTCAGCCCGGCGAGTCCCTTCAGCCCCGCATCGGTGATCGCAGAGTGGCTCAGCTCCAAGGCGTGCAGGTTCGTCAGTCCTGCCAACTCCTGGAGTTCAGCATCGCTCAGGCCGGAGAAACTTAGGTCGAGGACGTGCAGACTCCTCAAGGCGGCCACGTTTTTCAACGCCGCTTTGGTGATCGGGCTGAAGCGGAGGTCCAGGCCAAAGGGCACGCCGGGATCGGGCAGTGGCGGCAGCGGCTCATCGTGGCTATAGGCCAGGGCTGGCAAATCGCCCGGCTGGCCTTGCTCCAGAGGCACAAATTCCCACTCCAGGGTGAGCGGGGTTTGCCGCATCCAGCCGATCTGGGCGCCGGCTTCTCGCCACTTGTGGGCCACTGCGGCGGGCAGAGGCGTGGGCGGGTTTGCCGTTTTTGGCGGCTCCGATGGTGCTTTGGGAGATTGATCCGTCTCGTGTGGCGGCTGCGGTTGGGCTTCTGCCGGCGGGGTTTCGAGGAGTCCCAGGAACAGGGGGATCGAGGCGAGCAGGGGGAAATGACAGCGTGGCGTCATGGTCCGCTCTCCGCGCAGGTACGTTTGAGAAAAATATATCAAATGGCCCAGGCACTTGAGTTGGCGTAGCCAGAAAAACGTTGGGGCGGTCAGGGGATGGTGGAGCGCTTGAGACTGGAGGTGGGCTGCTGAGTGAACAGCGGATGTCAGCGGGCGGCGG
This genomic interval from Thermogemmata fonticola contains the following:
- a CDS encoding leucine-rich repeat domain-containing protein produces the protein MTPRCHFPLLASIPLFLGLLETPPAEAQPQPPHETDQSPKAPSEPPKTANPPTPLPAAVAHKWREAGAQIGWMRQTPLTLEWEFVPLEQGQPGDLPALAYSHDEPLPPLPDPGVPFGLDLRFSPITKAALKNVAALRSLHVLDLSFSGLSDAELQELAGLTNLHALELSHSAITDAGLKGLAGLKKLQVLGLYGNSITDAGVAALAGLKDLRSLNLSQSRITDAGMKVLAGFKNLQALNLNFTQITNAGLRELAGLTKLRVLDLVNTRITDSGLQVVAGFPDLHVLNLSGTWTTNRGLKELAGLKKLQMLGLRYTWITDSGLKVVAGFPHLQTLDLSQTYITNAGLKELAGLTELQTLHLDRTRITDAGLRELARLKKLQALFLEDTAITNEGLKVLAGLPRLQRLELRGTRITDAGLKELIPIASLQSLNLAHTRITDAGLRELAGLKHLQQLELRGTRITDAGLKELAALKNLQMLILFDTRVTRAGKQELQKALPKCRIIP